From a region of the Gossypium raimondii isolate GPD5lz chromosome 10, ASM2569854v1, whole genome shotgun sequence genome:
- the LOC105775874 gene encoding uncharacterized protein LOC105775874: MASLYTVGKSWVLAVTIVCMSIFWFHLCKADEDFPETGSVGDDPAQIVAKALLCFNDKYIYSSCEESNRLSATGNLDVPPEYTDEYCSGPCLSETHLVLNCIENIMKNFVFYNKATIHDIRDTIKAGCSYGPERGNFDVEEHLEAEESGSNKAGTSILFGVGSIIIGLTPFL, from the exons TGTATACAGTCGGGAAATCATGGGTTTTAGCAGTAACCATAGTATGCATGTCTATTTTCTGGTTCCACTTGTGCAAGGCTGATGAAGATTTTCCTGAAACAGGCAGTGTTGGTGATGATCCAGCTCAAATTGTCGCCAAGGCATTGCTATGTTTCAATGATAAATAT ATTTATAGCAGCTGTGAAGAATCTAACAGATTGAGTGCAACTGGAAATCTAGACGTCCCACCTGAATACACCGACGAATATTGCAGTGGACCTTGCCTCTCAGAGACCCACCTTGTTCTCAACTGTATAGAGAACATCATGAAAAACTTTGTGTTCTACAACAAGGCAACCATTCACGATATCAGAGACACAATTAAGGCTGGATGTAGCTATGGTCCTGAAAGAG GTAATTTCGACGTTGAAGAGCACCTTGAAGCTGAGGAAAGCGGTTCAAACAAGGCAGGCACTAGCATTTTGTTTGGGGTTGGGTCCATTATTATAGGGCTCACCCCATTCCTTTGA
- the LOC105775051 gene encoding protein trichome birefringence-like 4: MASFKTMISILMQFSRTAPCLLWRSRTHIFYMFLLLLSLFFLSTSFNQRSPTALALALATRLRFAADYIASFTSVSSSNTCIVSDVRSNCTLSSVTAVERTPGNSLEDGNDVIKDLSSCDIFNGNWVLDDSRPAYIPGSCPYVDDSFNCFKNGRVDFSYVRYRWKPFDCQIPRFNGRKMLEMLRGKRLVFVGDSLNRNMWESLVCSLRESLKDKRSLFEVSTRNEYRTQGFFSLRFQDYQCTIDFIKSPFLVQEWKISDKSEIRRETLRLDMIQGSKYSDADIIVFNTGHWWTHQKTGKGKNYFQEGSHVYDRMEVKEAFTKALKTWAQWVDSNIDRKHTRVFFAGYSSSHFRKGQWDTGGNCHGETEPISNETSLAPYPWMMSILESVISEMKTPVFYLNITKMTAYRKDGHPSIYRPLEIPRTPGMFQDCSHWCLPGVPDFWNELLYAALLISGHDLPNNH; encoded by the exons ATGGCATCTTTCAAGACCATGATCTCCATTTTGATGCAATTCTCAAGAACCGCCCCATGTCTTCTATGGCGATCAAGAACCCATATTTTCTACATGTTCTTGCTCCTTCTTTCCCTCTTCTTCCTTTCAACGTCGTTCAACCAGCGTTCCCCGACCGCGTTAGCCTTGGCATTAGCAACTCGCCTTCGATTTGCCGCCGACTACATCGCCTCCTTCACCTCCGTTTCTTCTTCCAACACCTGCATTGTCTCCGACGTTAGGAGCAACTGCACTCTTTCTTCGGTCACCGCTGTTGAACGAACTCCTGGGAATTCTCTCGAAGACGGGAACGATGTGATTAAAGACCTTAGTTCTTGCGACATTTTTAATGGCAACTGGGTCTTGGATGATTCTCGCCCTGCTTACATACCAGGGTCTTGCCCCTACGTTGATGATTCTTTCAACTGCTTCAAGAACGGCCGGGTCGATTTCAGTTACGTTAGATACCGATGGAAGCCTTTTGATTGTCAAATTCCAAG GTTTAATGGGAGGAAAATGCTGGAAATGTTGAGAGGTAAGAGGCTGGTTTTCGTGGGAGATTCTTTGAATAGGAACATGTGGGAATCACTGGTGTGTTCATTGAGAGAATCATTGAAAGATAAGAGAAGTCTCTTTGAAGTTTCCACCAGGAATGAGTACAGGACTCAAGGTTTCTTTTCTCTCAGATTCCAG GATTACCAGTGCACAATAGACTTCATCAAATCACCATTCCTAGTCCAAGAATGGAAAATCTCTGATAAAAGTGAGATTAGGAGGGAGACACTGAGGCTTGACATGATTCAGGGTTCTAAGTACAGTGATGCCGATATAATTGTCTTTAACACTGGCCATTGGTGGACTCACCAAAAAACTGGCAAAGG CAAAAATTACTTCCAGGAAGGCAGCCATGTCTATGACAGAATGGAAGTAAAAGAAGCATTTACAAAGGCATTGAAAACATGGGCACAATGGGTTGATTCCAACATTGATAGAAAGCACACCAGGGTCTTCTTTGCAGGATACTCTTCTTCTCATTtcag GAAAGGGCAGTGGGATACAGGTGGGAACTGTCATGGTGAAACAGAGCCTATATCAAATGAGACCAGCTTAGCACCATATCCATGGATGATGAGCATCCTGGAATCAGTAATATCAGAAATGAAAACACCAGTATTTTATCTCAACATCACCAAGATGACAGCTTACAGAAAAGATGGGCATCCATCGATTTATCGACCATTAGAGATCCCGAGGACCCCCGGCATGTTCCAGGATTGCAGCCATTGGTGCCTCCCAGGTGTTCCAGACTTCTGGAATGAGCTTCTCTATGCCGCCTTGCTAATATCGGGCCATGACCTACCAAATAATCATTAA
- the LOC105775811 gene encoding major allergen Pru ar 1 produces the protein MGVSSYSDEYSSTIPPARLFKALILDSHNLIPKLMPLAIQSIEISGDGGAGTIRQINFAEGSQVKFIKNRVDELDEKNFSFKYSLIEGDGMMDKLEKISYEVKFEGTADGGSMNKMTSTYYTKGDFVLTEEEIKAGKEKALAMYKVVEAYLLQNPDAYA, from the exons ATGGGTGTGAGCAGTTACAGTGATGAGTACAGTTCCACAATCCCTCCAGCCAGGCTCTTCAAAGCCTTGATTCTTGACTCTCACAATCTCATCCCAAAACTCATGCCATTGGCTATTCAAAGCATTGAAATTAGTGGTGATGGAGGAGCTGGCACCATCAGGCAGATCAACTTTGCTGAAG GTAGCCAAGTTAAGTTCATCAAGAACCGGGTGGAtgagcttgatgaaaagaatTTTTCGTTCAAATACAGTTTGATTGAAGGTGATGGAATGATGGACAAGCTTGAAAAGATTTCATATGAAGTTAAATTTGAGGGCACTGCAGATGGTGGAAGCATGAACAAGATGACGAGCACTTATTACACAAAGGGTGATTTTGTGCTAACCGAAGAGGAAATCAAGGCAGGCAAAGAGAAGGCCTTGGCTATGTACAAAGTAGTGGAAGCCTATCTTCTTCAGAATCCTGATGCTTATGCTTAA
- the LOC105781356 gene encoding uncharacterized protein LOC105781356: protein MTVTLEINKDLSTRYHYGTRRRTKEMDQRLEKLEQLQEQMQAQMQEKLAKAMKEDMEASQRELLNQLKQLTTGGHDKGKSPAVNSGDDHEDLAYPPGFAPTNVQTQPGVYPQRVPVTIRSQYQVGAPASINFPTGSGSNPGDNPINPVVPDLDDAAEIEKTRVDLPKQLEDRCKWLEEKFQAMENADYHRGVDAKDLSLVPDLVLPPKFKMPEFEKYNGASCPEAHITMFCRRMTGYINNDPLLIHCFQDSLIGSAARWYNQLSRANIHSWKDLAQAFMKQYRHVMDIAPDRIVLQNMEKKPNESFRQYARDGGKWLHKFNYHF from the coding sequence ATGACAGTTACCCTGGAAATCAACAAAGATCTGTCAACTAGATATCATTACGGTACTCGCCGGAGAACtaaagaaatggatcaaagactAGAGAAATTAGAGCAATTGCAAGAGCAGATGCAAGCTCAGATGCAAGAAAAACTAGCCAAAGCTATGAAAGAAGATATGGAAGCATCCCAAAGAGAattattgaatcaattaaaacaGTTAACGACTGGGGGGCACGATAAGGGGAAGAGCCCCGCGGTAAATTCTGGGGATGATCACGAAGACCTTGCCTACCCTCCAGGTTTCGCCCCAACCAATGTCCAGACGCAACCAGGGGTGTACCCACAGAGGGTACCTGTCACCATTAGATCCCAATACCAAGTTGGTGCCCCAGCATCGATAAACTTCCCAACAGGTTCAGGCTCTAATCCCGGGGATAATCCTATTAATCCCGTGGTTCCAGATCTCGACGACGCGGCAGAAATAGAGAAGACAAGAGTAGACTTGCCAAAACAATTAGAAGATCGTTGTAAATGGTTAGAAGAGAAGTTTCAAGCCATGGAAAATGCCGATTACCATCGAGGAGTAGACGCTAAAGATTTGAGCCTGGTACCTGATCTGGTGCTCCCtcctaaatttaaaatgccagagtttgaaaAATACAACGGGGCCAGTTGCCCCGAAGCCCATATCACTATGTTTTGTAGGAGGATGACGGGATACATCAACAATGACCCATTGCTGATTCATTGCTTCCAGGACAGTTTGATAGGGTCAGCGGCTAGATGGTACAACCAATTAAGTCGGGCCAACATTCATTCATGGAAGGATTTGGCGCAAGCCTTTATGAAGCAGTATAGACATGTGATGGATATAGCGCCCGATCGAATTGTattgcaaaacatggaaaagaagcctaATGAGAGTTTCCGGCAATATGCTAGAGATGGAGGGAAGTGGCTACACAAGTTCAACTACCACTTTTAG